A region from the Cryptococcus decagattii chromosome 5, complete sequence genome encodes:
- a CDS encoding 60S ribosomal protein — MAPVKKSKSAKNSESINSKLQLVVKSGKFTLGYKQALKQLRSGKAKLILISKNCPPLRKSEIEYYAMLSKTNVHHYDGSNVDLGTAAGKLYRVGVMSIQDAGDSDLLQQQESA, encoded by the exons ATGGCCCCCGTCAAGAAGAGCAAGTCCGCCAAGAACTCTGAGTCTATCAACTCTAAGCTCCAGCTCGTTGTTAAGTCTGGCAAGTTCACCCTCGGTTACAAGCAGGCTCTCAAGCAGCTCCGATCTGGCAAGG CCAAGCTCATTTTGATCTCCAAAAACTGCCCTCCCCTCCGAAAGTCTGAGATCGAGTACTACGCCATGCT CTCCAAGACCAACGTCCACCACTACGACGGTTCCAATGTCGACCTCGGTACTGCCGCTGGTAAGCTCTACCGAGTCGGTGTCATGTCCATCCAGGATGCCGGAGACAGTGACTTG CTCCAGCAGCAGGAGAGTGCCTAA